From the Anguilla anguilla isolate fAngAng1 chromosome 8, fAngAng1.pri, whole genome shotgun sequence genome, one window contains:
- the LOC118234444 gene encoding H-2 class I histocompatibility antigen, Q7 alpha chain-like isoform X2: MRSDSVCFLSSGVHILEWIVGCQWNDETGETGGIERYEYDRKYFLTDAMKTWNLIPPAQLLFISAVKWNPAVLENDKQYQIQICIESLKKYVSYKSTLERTVAPEVSLLQDSSSPVVTCHLTGFYPRDIMVTWQRNGEDLDVDVELGEMVRNEDGTFQTRSHLRVKPEDWKSQNYTCTVQHKSLKQDIVLPVREENIKRNTDIKRRASSSASSCVLAVFILALAVIAIVI; encoded by the exons atgcgcagtgacagtgtgtgttttctatCTTCAGGTGTGCACATTCTCGAGTGGATTGTTGGCTGTCAGTGGAATGATGAGACCGGGGAGACAGGAGGGATTGAACGTTATGAATACGACAGGAAATACTTCCTCACTGATGCCATGAAAACCTGGAATTTAATTCCACCTGCACAGCTGCTGTTTATCAGTGCAGTGAAATGGAATCCAGCTGTGCTTGAGAATGACAAGCAGTACCAGATCCAGATCTGCATTGAGTCACTGAAGAAGTATGTGAGCTACAAGAGCACTCTGGAgaggacag ttgCTCCTGAGGTCTCTCTGCTGCAggactcctcctctcctgttgtTACCTGTCATTTGACCGGATTCTACCCCCGTGACATCATGGTAACCTGGCAGAGAAACGGAGAGGACCTGGATGTGGACGTAGAGCTGGGGGAGATGGTGCGCAACGAGGACGGAACTTTCCAGACCAGATCTCACCTGAGAGTGAAGCCTGAGGACTGGAAGAGCCAGAATTAcacctgtactgtacagcacaagAGCCTGAAACAGGACATCGTTCTGCCTGTCAGAGAGGAGAACATCAAGAGGAACACAGATatcaaga GAAGGGCGTCATCATCGGCGTCATCATGTGTGCTGGCCGTTTTCATCCTCGCCCTCGCTGTCATCGCTATCGTCATTTAG
- the LOC118234444 gene encoding H-2 class I histocompatibility antigen, Q7 alpha chain-like isoform X1, with the protein MRSDSVCFLSSGVHILEWIVGCQWNDETGETGGIERYEYDRKYFLTDAMKTWNLIPPAQLLFISAVKWNPAVLENDKQYQIQICIESLKKYVSYKSTLERTVAPEVSLLQDSSSPVVTCHLTGFYPRDIMVTWQRNGEDLDVDVELGEMVRNEDGTFQTRSHLRVKPEDWKSQNYTCTVQHKSLKQDIVLPVREENIKRNTDIKILTAGRASSSASSCVLAVFILALAVIAIVI; encoded by the exons atgcgcagtgacagtgtgtgttttctatCTTCAGGTGTGCACATTCTCGAGTGGATTGTTGGCTGTCAGTGGAATGATGAGACCGGGGAGACAGGAGGGATTGAACGTTATGAATACGACAGGAAATACTTCCTCACTGATGCCATGAAAACCTGGAATTTAATTCCACCTGCACAGCTGCTGTTTATCAGTGCAGTGAAATGGAATCCAGCTGTGCTTGAGAATGACAAGCAGTACCAGATCCAGATCTGCATTGAGTCACTGAAGAAGTATGTGAGCTACAAGAGCACTCTGGAgaggacag ttgCTCCTGAGGTCTCTCTGCTGCAggactcctcctctcctgttgtTACCTGTCATTTGACCGGATTCTACCCCCGTGACATCATGGTAACCTGGCAGAGAAACGGAGAGGACCTGGATGTGGACGTAGAGCTGGGGGAGATGGTGCGCAACGAGGACGGAACTTTCCAGACCAGATCTCACCTGAGAGTGAAGCCTGAGGACTGGAAGAGCCAGAATTAcacctgtactgtacagcacaagAGCCTGAAACAGGACATCGTTCTGCCTGTCAGAGAGGAGAACATCAAGAGGAACACAGATatcaaga TCCTGACGGCAGGAAGGGCGTCATCATCGGCGTCATCATGTGTGCTGGCCGTTTTCATCCTCGCCCTCGCTGTCATCGCTATCGTCATTTAG